In the genome of Plasmodium reichenowi strain SY57 chromosome Unknown, whole genome shotgun sequence, the window gGAGAAGCTTACTTCTCttcattctttttttaattcctTTTTTAGTACCTCATTAAAAAccatatttaaaaagtttcgttatgaaaatatatctaaaaatgtaattgaaaatattacaaGGACAGGAACCTTTTGTAGAACATTACTCCCGTTATTCATACCACTATCGatttatcaatatataagaCAAGTATGTgacaaaagaaaaaatatatatatatatatatatatttatatatatacatatatatatatatttttttttttttttttttttaacttttATTCGTTCAGACCGATAAAGATCGATATTCagaagaattatttttgCAATATGTT includes:
- a CDS encoding hypothetical protein (conserved Plasmodium protein, unknown function), with product MEKLTSLHSFFNSFFSTSLKTIFKKFRYENISKNVIENITRTGTFCRTLLPLFIPLSIYQYIRQTDKDRYSEELFLQYVKGEEIKKKDPHFLIENDDKNWRIKYDLYLIEKAVNS